A DNA window from Streptomyces bacillaris contains the following coding sequences:
- a CDS encoding CBS domain-containing protein, giving the protein MTTAKDIMHSGARWIPAHETLDRAAQLMREHNVGALPVSANGDSDRMVGIITDRDIVVGCVAKGHDPSKVTAGDLAQGTPRWIEADADVNAVLEEMQNHRIRRLPVVENKKLVGMISEADLAQHLTEEQIATWAEKVYSRS; this is encoded by the coding sequence ATGACGACCGCCAAAGACATCATGCACAGCGGGGCCCGCTGGATCCCCGCCCACGAGACGCTCGACCGTGCGGCGCAGCTGATGCGTGAGCACAACGTGGGCGCGCTGCCCGTCTCCGCCAACGGTGACTCGGACCGGATGGTCGGCATCATCACCGACCGCGACATCGTCGTCGGCTGTGTGGCCAAGGGCCATGACCCTTCGAAGGTGACCGCCGGCGACCTGGCCCAGGGCACGCCCCGCTGGATCGAGGCGGACGCGGACGTGAACGCGGTCCTGGAGGAGATGCAGAACCACCGCATCCGCCGGCTCCCCGTCGTCGAGAACAAGAAGCTCGTCGGCATGATCAGCGAGGCCGACCTCGCCCAGCACCTCACCGAGGAGCAGATCGCCACCTGGGCGGAGAAGGTGTACTCGCGGAGCTGA